A genomic stretch from Azospirillum lipoferum 4B includes:
- a CDS encoding chemotaxis protein CheB has translation MDKRDILAIGASAGGLPALQRLFGGMPKGFTPTVFVVVHISPTAHSVLPLLLDRVGWLPAFHPADEEPIRPGHIHVASPDHHLLVHRDRVLIRRGPRENRTRPAVDPLFRSAGVAFGSRVIGIVLSGALDDGASGLRAIRRCGGIGIAQDPAEAEWPGMPRSAIERGEVDHVLTLDAMPALLTRLSAEPAPPSPPTPQDIATEARIAEQEFTTVSDDTQAVAKPTTLSCPECGGGLSEIHDGAALRFRCQVGHAYSPDSMEEAQAEAMEKALWVALRTHEDRVELFRRLANHATERGRNQLATGWNRQMQEARKNSELLRSVLTKPDVKRTGEQKKG, from the coding sequence ATGGACAAACGCGACATCCTTGCCATCGGCGCATCGGCCGGCGGGCTGCCCGCCCTACAACGGCTTTTCGGCGGCATGCCGAAGGGATTTACGCCGACCGTGTTCGTGGTCGTGCATATCTCGCCGACCGCGCACAGCGTGTTGCCGCTCCTGCTCGACCGGGTCGGCTGGCTGCCGGCCTTCCACCCCGCCGATGAAGAGCCCATCCGCCCCGGCCACATCCACGTGGCGTCGCCCGACCATCATCTGCTGGTCCACCGCGATCGCGTGCTGATCCGCCGCGGCCCACGGGAAAACCGCACCCGGCCCGCAGTGGATCCGCTGTTCCGCTCCGCCGGCGTGGCATTCGGCAGCCGCGTGATCGGCATCGTGCTGTCGGGCGCGCTGGACGACGGCGCATCCGGACTGCGGGCGATCCGCCGCTGCGGCGGAATCGGCATCGCCCAGGACCCGGCCGAAGCGGAATGGCCCGGCATGCCGCGGAGCGCCATCGAGCGCGGCGAGGTCGACCATGTCCTGACGCTGGATGCGATGCCGGCCCTGCTCACCCGGCTTTCCGCGGAACCGGCACCGCCAAGCCCGCCCACCCCGCAGGATATCGCAACGGAGGCGCGGATCGCCGAGCAGGAGTTCACGACCGTGTCCGACGATACCCAGGCAGTCGCCAAGCCGACGACCCTGTCCTGCCCCGAATGCGGCGGCGGCCTGTCCGAGATCCATGACGGCGCGGCTCTGCGCTTCCGCTGCCAGGTCGGCCACGCCTACAGCCCCGACAGCATGGAGGAAGCGCAGGCGGAAGCGATGGAAAAGGCCCTGTGGGTCGCCCTGCGCACCCATGAGGACCGCGTGGAGTTGTTTCGTCGGCTCGCCAACCACGCCACCGAGCGCGGTCGCAACCAACTCGCCACGGGCTGGAACCGGCAGATGCAGGAAGCACGGAAGAACTCCGAACTGTTGCGGAGCGTGCTGACCAAACCGGACGTCAAGCGGACTGGCGAACAAAAGAAAGGCTGA
- a CDS encoding ShlB/FhaC/HecB family hemolysin secretion/activation protein, translating into MPRSAPCSALRLARLSALLLASVAVTLPVLAQSVPPVLPPSLDPNRLEQRFERPAVPQSVPEIEMPEPEKAPPPRDAERITLTLNEIRIDGNSVYDTGSLSALWRDRLGKPVTLVDLYAIRDAITARYRNDGYVLSQAVVPAQRIRDGIVRLQVVEGYVSDVVVQGEAADRLDLLRRMGEKIKASRPLRMADMERYVLLADDLPGVAVKTVLEASPDTPGASRLTLALERTPFNGLLSLDNRGTRSVGPMQLTGVASVEDQLGLFERTTAQGIVTPQVRELRFFDVSQLVPVDAEGTTVEYGARRSWSEPGDSVRPLELYSLTSSARIAVAHPFIRSRAETLRAGVSFTIRDSRTDVLGDKLSQDRLRIVAANVSYDFADEWGGTNLLTAELSKGLDILNSTSSGSANLTRSGGRSDFRKLLVSAQRNQPLTDSLILALSGEAQYSPDQLLSSEEYGLGGKQYGRAFDPSELTGDNGFAGRAELQYILPVQEEGLDYAVAYGFGDYGAVYNYEGGTRHGRRSLASAGVGLRFGVFRRVDGSVEAAKPFITTPFSTQDRAPRVFFTLSTRF; encoded by the coding sequence ATGCCCCGTTCTGCTCCGTGTTCCGCCCTGCGCCTCGCCCGCCTCTCCGCCCTGCTGTTGGCGAGTGTAGCCGTTACGCTGCCGGTGCTGGCGCAGTCGGTCCCCCCGGTGCTGCCGCCCTCGCTCGATCCCAACCGGCTGGAGCAGCGCTTCGAGCGTCCGGCAGTGCCGCAATCCGTCCCGGAAATCGAGATGCCGGAGCCGGAGAAGGCTCCACCGCCCCGCGACGCCGAACGCATCACGTTGACGCTGAACGAGATCCGCATCGACGGCAACAGCGTCTATGACACCGGCAGCCTGTCCGCCCTGTGGCGCGACAGGCTGGGCAAGCCGGTGACGCTGGTCGACCTCTACGCCATCCGCGACGCGATCACCGCGCGCTATCGCAACGACGGCTATGTGCTGTCGCAGGCCGTGGTGCCGGCCCAGCGCATCCGCGACGGCATCGTCCGCCTGCAGGTGGTGGAGGGCTATGTCAGCGACGTGGTCGTCCAGGGCGAGGCGGCCGACCGGCTGGACCTGCTGCGGCGGATGGGGGAGAAGATCAAGGCATCCCGCCCGCTGCGCATGGCCGATATGGAACGCTACGTCCTGCTGGCCGACGATCTGCCCGGCGTGGCGGTGAAGACGGTGCTGGAAGCCTCACCCGACACCCCCGGCGCCTCCCGCCTGACACTGGCTCTGGAGCGGACGCCGTTCAACGGCCTGCTGTCGCTCGACAACCGCGGCACCCGTTCGGTCGGGCCGATGCAATTGACCGGTGTCGCCAGCGTCGAGGACCAGCTCGGCCTGTTCGAGCGCACCACCGCTCAGGGCATCGTTACCCCGCAGGTTCGCGAGTTGCGCTTCTTCGACGTCAGCCAGCTGGTGCCGGTGGATGCCGAAGGCACGACCGTCGAATATGGCGCCCGCCGCTCCTGGTCGGAGCCGGGCGACAGCGTGCGTCCGCTGGAGCTTTACAGCCTGACCAGTTCCGCCCGTATCGCGGTGGCGCATCCCTTCATCCGCAGCCGGGCGGAGACACTGCGGGCCGGCGTCAGCTTCACCATCCGCGACAGCCGCACCGATGTGTTGGGCGACAAGCTTTCACAGGACCGTCTGCGCATCGTCGCCGCCAATGTCTCCTACGACTTCGCCGACGAGTGGGGCGGCACGAACCTGCTGACGGCGGAGCTGTCCAAGGGGCTGGACATCCTGAACTCCACCTCCTCCGGCAGTGCCAACCTGACCCGCAGCGGCGGGCGTAGCGATTTCCGCAAGCTGCTGGTCTCGGCCCAGCGCAACCAGCCGCTGACCGACTCGCTGATCCTGGCTCTGTCCGGCGAAGCGCAATACAGTCCCGACCAGCTGTTGTCGTCGGAGGAGTACGGCCTGGGCGGCAAGCAGTATGGTCGCGCCTTCGATCCGTCGGAACTCACCGGAGACAACGGCTTCGCCGGCCGGGCGGAGCTGCAATACATCCTGCCGGTGCAGGAGGAGGGGTTGGATTACGCCGTCGCCTATGGTTTCGGCGACTATGGCGCGGTCTACAATTATGAAGGCGGCACGCGCCATGGCCGCCGCTCCCTCGCCTCGGCCGGTGTCGGACTGCGTTTCGGTGTGTTCCGGCGGGTCGACGGCAGCGTGGAGGCTGCGAAGCCCTTCATCACCACGCCCTTCAGCACGCAGGACCGCGCTCCGCGCGTTTTCTTTACCCTGTCGACGCGGTTCTGA
- a CDS encoding DUF421 domain-containing protein, which translates to MFFDSWTGLGRVLVVGVLAYAALVLLLRVSGKRTLTKMNAFDLVVTVALGSTLATVLLSKSVALAEGVLALVLLILLQYAITWASVRSPRFQAFIKAQPTLLVYRGEFLPGALKQQRVTREEVMAVLRAQGRRQLNGVLAVVLETDGSFSVVPGGEGGTDPDPPTLEAVGRL; encoded by the coding sequence ATGTTCTTCGACAGTTGGACCGGTCTGGGCCGGGTGCTGGTGGTCGGCGTGCTCGCCTATGCCGCACTGGTGCTGCTGCTGCGGGTGTCCGGCAAGCGGACCCTGACCAAGATGAACGCCTTCGATCTGGTGGTGACGGTGGCGCTCGGCTCGACGCTCGCCACCGTGCTGCTCAGCAAGTCGGTGGCGCTGGCCGAAGGGGTGCTGGCGCTGGTTCTGCTGATCCTGCTGCAATACGCCATCACCTGGGCGTCCGTCCGCTCGCCCCGCTTCCAGGCGTTCATCAAGGCTCAGCCGACATTGCTCGTCTACCGGGGCGAGTTCCTGCCGGGCGCCCTGAAACAGCAGCGCGTCACGCGGGAGGAGGTGATGGCCGTCCTGCGTGCCCAGGGGCGCAGGCAGTTGAACGGCGTGCTGGCCGTCGTGCTGGAGACCGACGGCTCCTTCAGCGTCGTGCCGGGAGGGGAAGGAGGGACCGATCCCGATCCGCCCACGCTCGAAGCGGTCGGCCGCCTTTGA
- a CDS encoding sodium:calcium antiporter, which yields MPLDGLPLLANLAIFAAAAALVWVAGTRLAVYVDGIAQATGAGQAFIGMLLLGGITSLPEIATVTTASWTGSPSLAVNNLIGSAAGNVLLLAVADVVLGRDALTSVVAKPSTLLQGTLGMMLLCMVAAALVAGDIAVAGVGVWTTALLGGCVAALWLSSNYERRHVWEAVGGRADEGGKLPGAEQPLRTLALKTTAVAAIILMAGFVLSQAGDAIAKQSGLGVGLVGFVLLAFATSLPELSSIVSALRIRRYEMAVGDIFGTNLFNIALLFLADLTYSGGPVLSEGGTFEAVAALLASLLTGLFIIGLLERQDRTILRMGYDSLAAIILYALGLVVLYPFAQ from the coding sequence GTGCCCCTCGACGGTCTCCCTCTTCTCGCCAACCTCGCAATCTTCGCCGCCGCCGCCGCTCTGGTCTGGGTCGCCGGAACGCGCCTTGCGGTCTATGTGGACGGCATCGCGCAGGCGACGGGAGCGGGTCAGGCCTTCATCGGCATGCTGCTGCTCGGCGGCATCACCTCGCTGCCCGAGATCGCGACGGTGACGACCGCATCCTGGACCGGCAGCCCATCGCTCGCGGTCAACAATCTGATCGGGAGCGCAGCCGGCAACGTGCTTCTGCTCGCCGTGGCGGACGTTGTGCTTGGCCGGGACGCCCTGACCTCGGTCGTCGCGAAGCCTTCGACCCTGTTGCAGGGAACGCTGGGCATGATGCTGCTTTGCATGGTCGCCGCGGCACTGGTCGCCGGCGACATCGCGGTTGCCGGAGTGGGGGTGTGGACGACGGCCCTGCTGGGCGGCTGCGTCGCAGCGCTCTGGCTGTCCTCGAACTACGAACGCCGCCATGTCTGGGAAGCGGTCGGAGGGCGGGCCGACGAAGGCGGCAAACTCCCCGGCGCGGAACAGCCGCTGCGGACGCTGGCGCTGAAGACGACGGCAGTGGCTGCGATCATCCTGATGGCGGGATTCGTGCTGTCGCAGGCTGGTGACGCCATCGCCAAACAGAGCGGGCTGGGAGTGGGGCTGGTCGGCTTCGTGCTGCTCGCCTTCGCCACCTCGCTGCCGGAGCTGAGTTCCATCGTCTCGGCGCTCCGCATCCGCCGCTATGAAATGGCGGTCGGCGACATCTTCGGCACCAACCTTTTCAACATCGCGCTGCTTTTCCTGGCCGACCTCACCTATTCCGGCGGGCCGGTCCTGTCCGAAGGCGGAACCTTCGAAGCGGTGGCGGCACTGTTGGCCAGCCTGCTGACCGGCCTCTTCATCATCGGTCTGCTGGAACGGCAGGACCGAACCATTCTGCGGATGGGGTACGATTCGCTTGCGGCGATCATCCTCTACGCCCTGGGCCTTGTGGTTCTCTATCCCTTTGCACAATGA
- a CDS encoding DUF2254 domain-containing protein, producing MTGRLRYYWMFLRESLWFVPLLMSIAAAALAVLLVTEGEMLPDGAAELWLIYSGDPESARQLLGALLSGIITMTSLVVSITVVVLTLAAGQLGPRLVRNFIGDPQTQTVLGLFVATILYLLVVFRSIGAPSDNAIPHFAISVGTALSALCLFVLLFYVHKLARSIMYDNAVRTVSHQLRDSIDLLLPKEGTPETPPPAPADAARIGLGRDGYIQAVDFDEMVRIACDADAVIWLDVRPGHFVLARGCHLAVHPPEACSDALRRDLEKAFIIGTERTPTQDLEYGIRQLVEMALRALSPGINDVYTGLTVIDMLSSALSRIFDRPLEAALLRDGRQRLRVVRDVMDHDGLVRAAFDQIRQAGAGMPAVLIRVADVLATLAPYACDEARLRPLLDQIALIEEEGKRGDFLDRDREALLGRCRNARERLTARPGPRPGR from the coding sequence TTGACGGGCCGCCTGCGCTACTACTGGATGTTCCTGCGCGAAAGCCTTTGGTTCGTGCCGCTGCTGATGAGCATCGCGGCAGCGGCGCTGGCCGTGCTTCTCGTCACCGAAGGCGAGATGCTGCCCGATGGGGCGGCGGAGCTGTGGCTGATCTACAGCGGCGATCCCGAAAGCGCGCGCCAGCTGCTGGGCGCCCTGCTGTCCGGCATCATCACCATGACGTCGCTGGTGGTCTCCATCACCGTCGTGGTGCTGACCCTGGCCGCCGGACAGCTGGGTCCGCGGCTGGTGCGGAACTTCATCGGCGATCCCCAGACCCAGACGGTGCTGGGATTGTTCGTCGCGACGATCCTCTACCTGCTGGTGGTTTTCCGCAGCATCGGCGCCCCCTCCGACAACGCGATTCCCCATTTCGCGATCAGCGTCGGCACGGCCCTGTCGGCGCTGTGCCTGTTCGTCCTGCTGTTCTACGTTCACAAGCTGGCGCGGTCGATCATGTACGACAACGCCGTGCGCACCGTTTCCCACCAGCTGCGGGACTCCATCGATCTGCTGCTGCCGAAGGAGGGGACGCCGGAGACGCCGCCGCCGGCGCCGGCCGATGCGGCGCGGATCGGGCTCGGGCGCGACGGATACATCCAGGCGGTCGATTTCGACGAGATGGTGCGCATCGCCTGCGACGCCGATGCGGTCATCTGGCTCGACGTGCGGCCCGGGCATTTCGTGCTTGCGCGCGGATGCCATCTCGCGGTGCACCCGCCCGAGGCCTGCAGCGACGCGTTGCGCCGGGATTTGGAGAAGGCCTTCATCATCGGGACGGAACGGACACCGACGCAGGACCTGGAATATGGCATCCGCCAGCTGGTGGAGATGGCGCTGCGCGCCCTGTCGCCGGGGATCAACGACGTCTATACGGGCCTGACCGTGATCGACATGCTGTCCTCCGCCCTGTCGCGCATCTTCGACCGGCCGCTGGAGGCCGCGCTGCTCCGCGACGGCCGGCAGCGGTTGCGGGTCGTCCGCGACGTGATGGACCATGACGGTCTGGTGCGCGCCGCCTTCGACCAGATCCGTCAGGCGGGAGCCGGAATGCCGGCCGTGCTGATCCGGGTGGCGGATGTCCTCGCGACCCTTGCGCCCTACGCTTGCGACGAAGCACGGCTGCGGCCTTTGCTGGATCAGATCGCCCTGATCGAGGAGGAGGGAAAGCGCGGCGATTTCCTCGACCGTGACCGCGAAGCGCTGCTCGGCCGCTGCCGCAACGCCCGCGAACGTCTGACCGCCCGCCCTGGTCCCCGCCCTGGTCGATGA
- a CDS encoding PepSY domain-containing protein: MRIAMFIPVIGLALAAGTPALAQSSSGQQSGQKSGSSATQSHSQIQAMTQDKLRKQLEQAGFKNVTVIDAAYLVQAQTQDGNQVFMTVNPPSQMSGSSSSGSGGATSGNSASGNAASGGQSGASTTGNSGSGSAGSGSGTTKQ; this comes from the coding sequence ATGCGTATCGCAATGTTCATTCCCGTCATCGGCCTCGCCCTGGCCGCCGGCACCCCGGCCCTGGCGCAGTCGTCCTCCGGTCAGCAGAGCGGCCAGAAGAGCGGATCCTCGGCCACCCAATCCCATTCGCAGATTCAGGCGATGACCCAGGACAAGCTCCGCAAGCAGCTGGAGCAGGCCGGCTTCAAGAATGTGACGGTCATCGACGCCGCCTATCTGGTCCAGGCTCAGACCCAGGACGGCAACCAGGTGTTCATGACCGTCAATCCGCCGTCGCAGATGTCGGGCAGCTCCTCGTCCGGCTCCGGCGGCGCCACATCCGGAAATTCGGCATCCGGAAATGCGGCATCCGGCGGCCAGTCCGGCGCCTCCACCACCGGCAACAGCGGATCCGGCAGCGCCGGTTCGGGCAGCGGCACCACCAAGCAGTAA
- a CDS encoding ferritin-like domain-containing protein → MPNAKDNLIAWLRDAHAMESQAVEMLERQVDRIKNYPEMLAKAQEHIDVSNRQAERLSQCLQSLGSSTSSIKTGVGMLIGNAQSLSGVFADDEIVKAGIFNYAFEHFEIANYRALIAAANRAGETEIARTLQQSLDEEIEMASWLEQRLPQVTETFLTRQEAGTTAEAKR, encoded by the coding sequence ATGCCCAACGCCAAAGACAACCTGATCGCGTGGCTGCGCGATGCACATGCCATGGAAAGCCAGGCGGTCGAGATGCTTGAGCGTCAGGTCGACCGTATCAAGAATTATCCGGAAATGCTGGCGAAGGCCCAGGAACACATCGACGTTTCCAACCGTCAGGCGGAACGGCTGAGCCAGTGCCTGCAGTCGCTCGGCAGCAGCACCTCTTCGATCAAGACCGGCGTCGGCATGCTGATCGGCAATGCGCAATCGCTGTCGGGCGTGTTCGCCGACGACGAAATCGTGAAGGCCGGAATCTTCAACTATGCCTTCGAGCATTTCGAGATCGCCAATTACCGCGCCCTGATCGCCGCCGCCAACCGGGCGGGCGAGACGGAGATCGCCCGCACACTTCAGCAGAGCCTGGACGAGGAGATCGAAATGGCCTCCTGGCTGGAACAACGGCTGCCGCAGGTCACCGAAACCTTCCTGACGCGCCAGGAAGCCGGCACCACCGCCGAAGCCAAGCGCTGA
- a CDS encoding CheR family methyltransferase, whose amino-acid sequence MLRPTLWQCKTMTKNTEDPDGDFSKLIRHIQESRGIDFRGYKRTSLERRIRRRMEEVGCDGFAAYHAFLEVHPQEFVDLLNTVLINVTSFFRDTDAWDVLRRDVVPRILERKGDSGPIRIWSVGCATGEEPYSLAMLLAELLGTTEFCRRVKIYATDLDDAALDTARHATYSAREVESVPEPLLERYFDHANGQYVFQRELRKCVIFGRHNVVSDAPISRIDLLICRNLLIYLEADTQGVVLPRLHYALVNDGFLFLGKAETQLARSRMFEAVNLKSRIFSKVPQEWRRTAGGSLTIAGDGGGSRANQQLRLLESIVDSSSTGYLAVNAEGVLVFANAHARRLFDVEENDIGRPFHDLTISYRPTELRSRIEEVRNSGRMVRIDHQPFTRTGAEPMRLTIEVAPLCSRDGKPFATLLSFFDTSRIFLLQQEVEAAQESLETTIEELRSSNEELETTNEELQSTNEELETTNEELQSTNEELETMNEELRSTNDELEVTNDEMRRQSEEVGEYRRYSESILRSIDVGIIVLDDNLIVQAWNRWSENIWGLRNDDVTGEPFLDLDIGLPVQMLRRPLQDILETQAPAEPVEMEAMDRRGRRISCRIRISPLLYDNRQARGAILIIEDVTERARSDAFASYLGRIIGKSRNEVYFLDPVTFSVQLVNKGAEEKLGHSPDALRQIALHDLMPDIDAIAFTKLVAPLLQGEKAEIVFETTIERSDGSMRPAELCMQYFREEQPPILVALAHDVTERQRIGLSDDRLEAAPG is encoded by the coding sequence ATGCTCCGCCCGACGCTGTGGCAATGCAAGACTATGACAAAAAATACGGAAGACCCCGACGGCGATTTCAGCAAACTGATCCGCCACATCCAGGAAAGCCGCGGAATTGACTTTCGCGGATACAAGCGGACCAGCCTGGAACGGCGGATCCGCCGGCGGATGGAGGAGGTCGGCTGCGACGGCTTCGCGGCCTACCATGCCTTCCTGGAGGTCCATCCCCAGGAATTCGTCGATCTGCTGAACACCGTTCTGATCAACGTCACATCCTTTTTCCGCGACACCGACGCCTGGGACGTGTTGCGACGGGACGTCGTGCCGCGCATTCTGGAGCGCAAGGGCGACAGCGGCCCGATCCGCATCTGGAGCGTCGGCTGCGCAACCGGCGAAGAGCCCTATTCGCTGGCCATGCTCCTCGCCGAACTGCTGGGAACGACGGAGTTCTGCCGGCGGGTCAAGATTTACGCCACCGATCTCGACGACGCGGCCTTGGACACGGCACGCCACGCGACCTATTCCGCGCGGGAGGTGGAATCCGTACCCGAACCGCTGCTGGAACGCTATTTCGACCATGCGAACGGCCAATACGTGTTTCAGCGCGAGCTGCGCAAATGCGTGATCTTCGGCCGCCACAATGTGGTCAGCGATGCGCCGATTTCCCGGATCGACCTTCTGATCTGCCGCAACCTCCTGATCTATCTGGAGGCCGACACCCAGGGCGTCGTGCTGCCGCGCCTGCATTACGCCCTGGTCAATGACGGGTTCCTGTTTCTGGGAAAGGCGGAGACCCAGTTGGCGCGGTCGCGCATGTTCGAAGCGGTGAACCTCAAGAGCCGCATCTTCTCCAAGGTGCCGCAGGAATGGCGGCGCACCGCCGGCGGCAGCCTGACGATCGCCGGTGATGGCGGCGGGAGCCGGGCCAACCAGCAGCTCCGATTGCTGGAGAGCATCGTCGACAGCAGTTCCACCGGCTATCTGGCGGTGAATGCCGAAGGAGTGCTGGTGTTCGCCAATGCCCATGCCCGGCGTCTGTTCGATGTCGAGGAGAACGATATCGGCCGTCCGTTCCACGACCTGACCATTTCCTACCGGCCGACGGAACTGCGGAGCCGGATCGAGGAAGTGCGGAATTCCGGCCGCATGGTCCGCATCGACCACCAGCCCTTCACGCGGACGGGGGCGGAACCGATGCGGCTGACCATCGAGGTGGCGCCGCTCTGCAGCAGGGATGGCAAGCCCTTTGCCACGCTGCTCAGCTTCTTCGACACCAGCCGGATCTTTCTGCTCCAGCAGGAAGTCGAAGCAGCGCAGGAAAGCCTCGAAACGACCATCGAAGAGCTTCGATCCTCCAACGAGGAGTTGGAGACGACCAACGAGGAACTCCAGTCGACCAATGAGGAGCTGGAGACGACCAACGAGGAACTCCAGTCCACCAACGAGGAATTGGAGACGATGAACGAAGAGCTGCGCTCCACCAACGACGAGCTGGAGGTGACCAACGATGAAATGCGGCGCCAGAGCGAAGAGGTCGGGGAATATCGCCGCTATTCGGAATCGATCCTCCGCAGCATCGATGTCGGCATCATCGTGCTGGACGACAACCTGATCGTCCAAGCCTGGAATCGCTGGAGCGAGAACATCTGGGGATTGCGGAACGATGATGTGACGGGCGAACCGTTCCTGGACCTCGACATCGGCCTGCCAGTGCAAATGCTCCGCCGCCCGCTCCAGGACATCCTGGAAACCCAGGCACCCGCCGAACCGGTGGAGATGGAGGCGATGGACCGGCGCGGCCGCCGGATCAGCTGCCGCATCCGCATTTCCCCGCTGCTCTATGACAACCGGCAAGCCCGCGGCGCCATCCTGATCATCGAAGACGTGACGGAACGTGCGAGGTCCGATGCCTTTGCCAGTTATCTTGGCCGCATCATCGGGAAGTCGCGGAACGAGGTCTATTTCCTCGATCCCGTTACCTTCAGCGTCCAGTTGGTCAACAAGGGGGCGGAAGAGAAGCTCGGCCACTCGCCGGATGCTCTGCGTCAGATCGCTCTGCATGACCTGATGCCCGATATCGATGCAATCGCCTTCACCAAGCTGGTGGCACCGCTGCTGCAGGGCGAGAAGGCGGAGATCGTCTTCGAGACGACGATCGAGCGCAGTGACGGGTCGATGCGCCCGGCTGAGCTTTGCATGCAATATTTCCGCGAGGAACAGCCGCCGATCCTGGTGGCGCTCGCTCATGACGTGACGGAACGACAGCGCATCGGACTGAGTGACGACCGGTTGGAGGCTGCGCCGGGATGA
- a CDS encoding tellurite resistance TerB family protein, with translation MSNLSKVLGVILANGLAGRTGRGPAFAAAMPLLLGKKGKKKKKHFYGHGYGGPHGYSHAPAAGLGGLAGGLAGGHGSGLLQKAGLASLAYLAYRAYQDSQKPAPSGSRPPPPASSGPLGGILDRLGLGGVFGGARGGGSMGGSVMGGGAAGGLGDRLAGVLRGGTPEPDLGDAKALLLIRAMIAAANADGRISPDEQRRILDSLDAAQADLEDRRIVEAELRSPRPMDDIVREVRDPDTAEQVYLASELAVRGGSEVDRQYLAYLAARLGLSDSRRQELDSMV, from the coding sequence ATGAGCAACCTGAGCAAAGTCCTCGGCGTCATCCTGGCCAATGGGCTTGCCGGCCGCACGGGCCGGGGGCCGGCCTTTGCCGCTGCAATGCCCCTGCTCCTCGGCAAGAAGGGCAAGAAGAAAAAGAAGCACTTCTACGGCCACGGCTATGGCGGTCCGCATGGATATTCCCACGCTCCGGCCGCCGGGTTGGGCGGGCTTGCCGGCGGATTGGCGGGCGGACATGGTTCGGGGCTGCTTCAGAAGGCGGGGCTCGCCTCGCTGGCTTATCTCGCCTACCGCGCCTATCAGGACAGCCAGAAGCCGGCTCCCTCCGGATCGCGGCCGCCTCCCCCCGCCTCCAGCGGTCCGCTGGGCGGCATCCTCGACCGGTTGGGCCTCGGCGGCGTGTTTGGCGGCGCTAGGGGAGGCGGTTCCATGGGCGGCAGCGTCATGGGCGGCGGTGCGGCGGGCGGCCTTGGCGACCGTTTGGCCGGGGTGCTGCGCGGCGGCACGCCGGAACCCGATCTGGGCGATGCGAAGGCGCTTCTGCTGATCCGCGCCATGATCGCCGCGGCGAATGCGGACGGCCGGATTTCGCCCGACGAGCAGCGCCGCATCCTCGACAGCCTGGATGCCGCCCAGGCCGATCTGGAAGACCGGCGGATCGTCGAGGCGGAGTTGCGGTCGCCGCGCCCGATGGACGACATCGTCCGCGAAGTGCGCGATCCCGACACGGCGGAGCAGGTCTATCTCGCCTCCGAACTGGCGGTGCGCGGCGGCAGCGAGGTCGACCGCCAGTATCTGGCCTACCTCGCCGCCCGCCTAGGCCTGTCGGACTCCCGGCGGCAGGAGCTGGATTCGATGGTGTGA